In the genome of Acidobacteriota bacterium, one region contains:
- a CDS encoding thioredoxin domain-containing protein, translating into MKRYLPFVIIGVTLLVIVGAGAWLFSASSPKPQPIESPAASGSPAATPAKGAAKTELSPTPALVKKDVVAIEEFGDYQCPPCGALHPILKSLKNEFGGRMQLSFYHFPLSQIHKNAVPAAMTSVAAALQGRFADMHNLLYDTQKVWSEVEDFSPIAMDYAHQIGLDMEKFKRDVNSPAVRAQIASDMQRATSLKVDSTPTLFLNGVQVPNEKFTLEELRKEINLRLAPRK; encoded by the coding sequence ATGAAACGCTATTTACCCTTTGTCATCATCGGCGTCACGCTGTTAGTCATCGTGGGCGCGGGCGCCTGGTTATTCAGCGCGTCTTCGCCCAAACCGCAACCAATCGAATCCCCCGCCGCCAGCGGCAGTCCTGCTGCAACGCCCGCGAAAGGCGCGGCCAAAACCGAACTGAGTCCGACGCCTGCGCTGGTGAAAAAAGATGTCGTCGCCATTGAGGAATTCGGTGATTATCAATGCCCGCCCTGCGGCGCGTTGCACCCCATTCTCAAATCGCTGAAGAACGAATTCGGCGGGCGCATGCAATTGTCTTTCTATCATTTCCCGCTCAGCCAGATTCACAAGAACGCGGTGCCGGCCGCCATGACCTCGGTGGCCGCCGCGCTGCAGGGGCGTTTTGCCGACATGCATAACCTGCTCTATGACACGCAGAAGGTCTGGAGTGAAGTGGAGGATTTTTCGCCGATTGCCATGGATTACGCGCACCAGATCGGGCTGGATATGGAAAAGTTCAAGCGCGATGTGAATAGCCCCGCCGTGCGCGCCCAGATTGCTTCGGATATGCAACGCGCCACCTCGTTGAAAGTGGATTCCACCCCGACGCTCTTTCTGAATGGCGTGCAGGTCCCCAACGAAAAGTTCACGTTGGAAGAGTTGCGCAAAGAAATTAATCTGCGCCTGGCGCCGC